Proteins found in one Quercus robur chromosome 2, dhQueRobu3.1, whole genome shotgun sequence genomic segment:
- the LOC126712517 gene encoding uncharacterized protein LOC126712517 isoform X1: protein MANANTNNTEAEHVSFDSEAAHVISSAVECHGDDDDVGALHDVVKGLPSHAVKDLLSVGVCTRCILRLFGIRGNIYSISAISPSILNSVIGEQRHDEDISSNSKESEFEEVLCALCLGILQFIYCDNKEIPVKKGSASDMAVAISELVKQEGYQIDSFSLEVSVPPIILENENSVRLYMKRKYGTEPWFQGGPFSQSISAKDALKFSLAKPLETLLDCKSGISNFRIRLTFSHKASKVVQSVAVSKQGCKRIKTGNSVDSLDDSVAGDIKCSDLADATVERSFDGLQDNESSECFKFPLQKVNDACHLVLLCQRTPIYFGGRYLKYSRNVSQTRWIIDDERMGEASVEEIIGSNIQPLCQGDNYKFHAAGREDIDVRMLGSGRPFLVEVQNARRIPSEAFVREIETSINNLENKLVGVKNLKVVGIEGWTMMREGEAEKQKQYAALVWISRPLEDVGLDSISSLKDMKILQGTPIRVLHRRSPLQREKIIHWMKIERIVGSSQYFLLHLCTQAGTYIKEFVHGDLGRTHPSIGSILGCRAEILQLDVTDVKMDCFLTE, encoded by the exons ATGGCGAACGCGAACACGAACAATACCGAAGCGGAGCACGTTAGCTTTGATTCCGAGGCGGCGCATGTTATCTCCTCCGCCGTGGAATGCCACGGCGACGACGATGATGTGGGGGCTCTACACGACGTCGTTAAAGGATTGCCTTCTCACGCCGTGAAGGACTTGTTGTCTGTCGGG GTATGCACCCGATGTATCCTTCGGCTATTTGGGATCCGGGgaaatatttattcaatttctGCAATCTCGCCATCAATATTGAATTCAGTTATTGGAGAACAAAGACATGATGAGGACATCAGTTCCAATTCTAAGGAATCAGAATTTGAGGAAGTACTCTGCGCCCTTTGTTTAGGCATTTTGCAGTTCATCTATTGCGACAACAAGGAAATTCCAGTGAAAAAAGGAAGTGCTAGTGATATGGCTGTTGCAATTTCTGAGCTGGTGAAGCAAGAGGGCTATCAGATTGATAGCTTTTCTCTTGAAGTGTCCGTACCTCCAATTATCCTTGAAAATGAAAACTCAGTTAG gttgtACATGAAAAGAAAGTATGGGACTGAACCTTGGTTCCAAGGAGGGCCATTTTCTCAAAGTATATCTGCAAAGGATGCCTTAAAATTCTCTTTAGCAAAACCCCTTGAAACATTGTTG GATTGTAAATCAGGTATAAGCAATTTCCGCATCCGTTTGACATTTTCTCACAAAGCTTCGAAAGTGGTTCAGAGTGTAGCAGTGAGCAAACAGGGTTGCAAGAGAATAAAAACAG GAAACAGTGTTGACTCTCTTGATGACTCAGTAGCTGGGGACATCAAATGCTCTGATTTAGCTGACGCAACTGTTGAAAGGTCTTTTGATGGTTTGCAAGATAATGAATCTTCTGAGTGCTTCAAATTCCCTCTACAGAAG GTCAATGACGCTTGTCACTTGGTGCTTCTTTGCCAGAGGACACCCATCTACTTTGGTGGGAGATATCTGAAG TACTCAAGAAATGTGAGTCAAACACGATGGATCATTGATGATGAAAGAATGGGAGAAGCATCTGTTGAG GAGATAATAGGTAGCAACATCCAACCTCTGTGTCAAGGTGACAATTATAAGTTTCATGCCGCTGGAAGAGAGGATATTGAT GTTCGAATGTTGGGTTCAGGTAGGCCTTTCCTGGTTGAGGTACAAAATGCACGCCGAATACCATCTGAGGCATTTGTAAGAGAAATAGAAACAAGCATAaacaatttggaaaataaattg GTTGgtgtaaaaaatttgaaagttgtAGGCATTGAGGGGTGGACCATGATGCGTGAGGGAGAAGCAGAGAAGCAG AAGCAGTATGCTGCGCTTGTGTGGATTTCGCGCCCACTCGAGGATGTAGGCTTGGACTCTATATCCTCACTCAAGGACATG AAAATTTTGCAGGGGACCCCTATAAGGGTGCTTCACCGTCGTAGTCCATTACAACgtgaaaaaattatacattg gaTGAAAATTGAGAGGATTGTTGGAAGttctcaatattttcttttgcatcTATGCACTCAG GCTGGCACATATATTAAGGAGTTTGTCCACGGTGATCTTGGCCGTACACATCCTAG TATTGGTTCAATCCTAGGTTGCAGAGCAGAGATTCTACAACTTGATGTTACAGATGTTAAAATGGACTGTTTTCTGACAGAATGA
- the LOC126712517 gene encoding uncharacterized protein LOC126712517 isoform X4 gives MANANTNNTEAEHVSFDSEAAHVISSAVECHGDDDDVGALHDVVKGLPSHAVKDLLSVGVCTRCILRLFGIRGNIYSISAISPSILNSVIGEQRHDEDISSNSKESEFEEVLCALCLGILQFIYCDNKEIPVKKGSASDMAVAISELVKQEGYQIDSFSLEVSVPPIILENENSVRLYMKRKYGTEPWFQGGPFSQSISAKDALKFSLAKPLETLLDCKSGISNFRIRLTFSHKASKVVQSVAVSKQGCKRIKTGNSVDSLDDSVAGDIKCSDLADATVERSFDGLQDNESSECFKFPLQKVNDACHLVLLCQRTPIYFGGRYLKYSRNVSQTRWIIDDERMGEASVEEIIGSNIQPLCQGDNYKFHAAGREDIDVRMLGSGRPFLVEVQNARRIPSEAFVREIETSINNLENKLVGVKNLKVVGIEGWTMMREGEAEKQKQYAALVWISRPLEDVGLDSISSLKDMKILQGTPIRVLHRRSPLQREKIIHWLEPYHYDEN, from the exons ATGGCGAACGCGAACACGAACAATACCGAAGCGGAGCACGTTAGCTTTGATTCCGAGGCGGCGCATGTTATCTCCTCCGCCGTGGAATGCCACGGCGACGACGATGATGTGGGGGCTCTACACGACGTCGTTAAAGGATTGCCTTCTCACGCCGTGAAGGACTTGTTGTCTGTCGGG GTATGCACCCGATGTATCCTTCGGCTATTTGGGATCCGGGgaaatatttattcaatttctGCAATCTCGCCATCAATATTGAATTCAGTTATTGGAGAACAAAGACATGATGAGGACATCAGTTCCAATTCTAAGGAATCAGAATTTGAGGAAGTACTCTGCGCCCTTTGTTTAGGCATTTTGCAGTTCATCTATTGCGACAACAAGGAAATTCCAGTGAAAAAAGGAAGTGCTAGTGATATGGCTGTTGCAATTTCTGAGCTGGTGAAGCAAGAGGGCTATCAGATTGATAGCTTTTCTCTTGAAGTGTCCGTACCTCCAATTATCCTTGAAAATGAAAACTCAGTTAG gttgtACATGAAAAGAAAGTATGGGACTGAACCTTGGTTCCAAGGAGGGCCATTTTCTCAAAGTATATCTGCAAAGGATGCCTTAAAATTCTCTTTAGCAAAACCCCTTGAAACATTGTTG GATTGTAAATCAGGTATAAGCAATTTCCGCATCCGTTTGACATTTTCTCACAAAGCTTCGAAAGTGGTTCAGAGTGTAGCAGTGAGCAAACAGGGTTGCAAGAGAATAAAAACAG GAAACAGTGTTGACTCTCTTGATGACTCAGTAGCTGGGGACATCAAATGCTCTGATTTAGCTGACGCAACTGTTGAAAGGTCTTTTGATGGTTTGCAAGATAATGAATCTTCTGAGTGCTTCAAATTCCCTCTACAGAAG GTCAATGACGCTTGTCACTTGGTGCTTCTTTGCCAGAGGACACCCATCTACTTTGGTGGGAGATATCTGAAG TACTCAAGAAATGTGAGTCAAACACGATGGATCATTGATGATGAAAGAATGGGAGAAGCATCTGTTGAG GAGATAATAGGTAGCAACATCCAACCTCTGTGTCAAGGTGACAATTATAAGTTTCATGCCGCTGGAAGAGAGGATATTGAT GTTCGAATGTTGGGTTCAGGTAGGCCTTTCCTGGTTGAGGTACAAAATGCACGCCGAATACCATCTGAGGCATTTGTAAGAGAAATAGAAACAAGCATAaacaatttggaaaataaattg GTTGgtgtaaaaaatttgaaagttgtAGGCATTGAGGGGTGGACCATGATGCGTGAGGGAGAAGCAGAGAAGCAG AAGCAGTATGCTGCGCTTGTGTGGATTTCGCGCCCACTCGAGGATGTAGGCTTGGACTCTATATCCTCACTCAAGGACATG AAAATTTTGCAGGGGACCCCTATAAGGGTGCTTCACCGTCGTAGTCCATTACAACgtgaaaaaattatacattggTTGGAGCCTTATCATTAT gaTGAAAATTGA
- the LOC126712517 gene encoding uncharacterized protein LOC126712517 isoform X3, which translates to MANANTNNTEAEHVSFDSEAAHVISSAVECHGDDDDVGALHDVVKGLPSHAVKDLLSVGVCTRCILRLFGIRGNIYSISAISPSILNSVIGEQRHDEDISSNSKESEFEEVLCALCLGILQFIYCDNKEIPVKKGSASDMAVAISELVKQEGYQIDSFSLEVSVPPIILENENSVRLYMKRKYGTEPWFQGGPFSQSISAKDALKFSLAKPLETLLDCKSGISNFRIRLTFSHKASKVVQSVAVSKQGCKRIKTGNSVDSLDDSVAGDIKCSDLADATVERSFDGLQDNESSECFKFPLQKVNDACHLVLLCQRTPIYFGGRYLKYSRNVSQTRWIIDDERMGEASVEEIIGSNIQPLCQGDNYKFHAAGREDIDVRMLGSGRPFLVEVQNARRIPSEAFVREIETSINNLENKLVGVKNLKVVGIEGWTMMREGEAEKQKQYAALVWISRPLEDVGLDSISSLKDMKILQGTPIRVLHRRSPLQREKIIHWMKIERIVGSSQYFLLHLCTQHTQRT; encoded by the exons ATGGCGAACGCGAACACGAACAATACCGAAGCGGAGCACGTTAGCTTTGATTCCGAGGCGGCGCATGTTATCTCCTCCGCCGTGGAATGCCACGGCGACGACGATGATGTGGGGGCTCTACACGACGTCGTTAAAGGATTGCCTTCTCACGCCGTGAAGGACTTGTTGTCTGTCGGG GTATGCACCCGATGTATCCTTCGGCTATTTGGGATCCGGGgaaatatttattcaatttctGCAATCTCGCCATCAATATTGAATTCAGTTATTGGAGAACAAAGACATGATGAGGACATCAGTTCCAATTCTAAGGAATCAGAATTTGAGGAAGTACTCTGCGCCCTTTGTTTAGGCATTTTGCAGTTCATCTATTGCGACAACAAGGAAATTCCAGTGAAAAAAGGAAGTGCTAGTGATATGGCTGTTGCAATTTCTGAGCTGGTGAAGCAAGAGGGCTATCAGATTGATAGCTTTTCTCTTGAAGTGTCCGTACCTCCAATTATCCTTGAAAATGAAAACTCAGTTAG gttgtACATGAAAAGAAAGTATGGGACTGAACCTTGGTTCCAAGGAGGGCCATTTTCTCAAAGTATATCTGCAAAGGATGCCTTAAAATTCTCTTTAGCAAAACCCCTTGAAACATTGTTG GATTGTAAATCAGGTATAAGCAATTTCCGCATCCGTTTGACATTTTCTCACAAAGCTTCGAAAGTGGTTCAGAGTGTAGCAGTGAGCAAACAGGGTTGCAAGAGAATAAAAACAG GAAACAGTGTTGACTCTCTTGATGACTCAGTAGCTGGGGACATCAAATGCTCTGATTTAGCTGACGCAACTGTTGAAAGGTCTTTTGATGGTTTGCAAGATAATGAATCTTCTGAGTGCTTCAAATTCCCTCTACAGAAG GTCAATGACGCTTGTCACTTGGTGCTTCTTTGCCAGAGGACACCCATCTACTTTGGTGGGAGATATCTGAAG TACTCAAGAAATGTGAGTCAAACACGATGGATCATTGATGATGAAAGAATGGGAGAAGCATCTGTTGAG GAGATAATAGGTAGCAACATCCAACCTCTGTGTCAAGGTGACAATTATAAGTTTCATGCCGCTGGAAGAGAGGATATTGAT GTTCGAATGTTGGGTTCAGGTAGGCCTTTCCTGGTTGAGGTACAAAATGCACGCCGAATACCATCTGAGGCATTTGTAAGAGAAATAGAAACAAGCATAaacaatttggaaaataaattg GTTGgtgtaaaaaatttgaaagttgtAGGCATTGAGGGGTGGACCATGATGCGTGAGGGAGAAGCAGAGAAGCAG AAGCAGTATGCTGCGCTTGTGTGGATTTCGCGCCCACTCGAGGATGTAGGCTTGGACTCTATATCCTCACTCAAGGACATG AAAATTTTGCAGGGGACCCCTATAAGGGTGCTTCACCGTCGTAGTCCATTACAACgtgaaaaaattatacattg gaTGAAAATTGAGAGGATTGTTGGAAGttctcaatattttcttttgcatcTATGCACTCAG CATACACAAAGGACTTAG
- the LOC126712517 gene encoding uncharacterized protein LOC126712517 isoform X2, with protein sequence MANANTNNTEAEHVSFDSEAAHVISSAVECHGDDDDVGALHDVVKGLPSHAVKDLLSVGVCTRCILRLFGIRGNIYSISAISPSILNSVIGEQRHDEDISSNSKESEFEEVLCALCLGILQFIYCDNKEIPVKKGSASDMAVAISELVKQEGYQIDSFSLEVSVPPIILENENSVRLYMKRKYGTEPWFQGGPFSQSISAKDALKFSLAKPLETLLDCKSGISNFRIRLTFSHKASKVVQSVAVSKQGCKRIKTGNSVDSLDDSVAGDIKCSDLADATVERSFDGLQDNESSECFKFPLQKVNDACHLVLLCQRTPIYFGGRYLKYSRNVSQTRWIIDDERMGEASVEEIIGSNIQPLCQGDNYKFHAAGREDIDVRMLGSGRPFLVEVQNARRIPSEAFVREIETSINNLENKLVGVKNLKVVGIEGWTMMREGEAEKQKQYAALVWISRPLEDVGLDSISSLKDMKILQGTPIRVLHRRSPLQREKIIHWMKIERIVGSSQYFLLHLCTQYWFNPRLQSRDSTT encoded by the exons ATGGCGAACGCGAACACGAACAATACCGAAGCGGAGCACGTTAGCTTTGATTCCGAGGCGGCGCATGTTATCTCCTCCGCCGTGGAATGCCACGGCGACGACGATGATGTGGGGGCTCTACACGACGTCGTTAAAGGATTGCCTTCTCACGCCGTGAAGGACTTGTTGTCTGTCGGG GTATGCACCCGATGTATCCTTCGGCTATTTGGGATCCGGGgaaatatttattcaatttctGCAATCTCGCCATCAATATTGAATTCAGTTATTGGAGAACAAAGACATGATGAGGACATCAGTTCCAATTCTAAGGAATCAGAATTTGAGGAAGTACTCTGCGCCCTTTGTTTAGGCATTTTGCAGTTCATCTATTGCGACAACAAGGAAATTCCAGTGAAAAAAGGAAGTGCTAGTGATATGGCTGTTGCAATTTCTGAGCTGGTGAAGCAAGAGGGCTATCAGATTGATAGCTTTTCTCTTGAAGTGTCCGTACCTCCAATTATCCTTGAAAATGAAAACTCAGTTAG gttgtACATGAAAAGAAAGTATGGGACTGAACCTTGGTTCCAAGGAGGGCCATTTTCTCAAAGTATATCTGCAAAGGATGCCTTAAAATTCTCTTTAGCAAAACCCCTTGAAACATTGTTG GATTGTAAATCAGGTATAAGCAATTTCCGCATCCGTTTGACATTTTCTCACAAAGCTTCGAAAGTGGTTCAGAGTGTAGCAGTGAGCAAACAGGGTTGCAAGAGAATAAAAACAG GAAACAGTGTTGACTCTCTTGATGACTCAGTAGCTGGGGACATCAAATGCTCTGATTTAGCTGACGCAACTGTTGAAAGGTCTTTTGATGGTTTGCAAGATAATGAATCTTCTGAGTGCTTCAAATTCCCTCTACAGAAG GTCAATGACGCTTGTCACTTGGTGCTTCTTTGCCAGAGGACACCCATCTACTTTGGTGGGAGATATCTGAAG TACTCAAGAAATGTGAGTCAAACACGATGGATCATTGATGATGAAAGAATGGGAGAAGCATCTGTTGAG GAGATAATAGGTAGCAACATCCAACCTCTGTGTCAAGGTGACAATTATAAGTTTCATGCCGCTGGAAGAGAGGATATTGAT GTTCGAATGTTGGGTTCAGGTAGGCCTTTCCTGGTTGAGGTACAAAATGCACGCCGAATACCATCTGAGGCATTTGTAAGAGAAATAGAAACAAGCATAaacaatttggaaaataaattg GTTGgtgtaaaaaatttgaaagttgtAGGCATTGAGGGGTGGACCATGATGCGTGAGGGAGAAGCAGAGAAGCAG AAGCAGTATGCTGCGCTTGTGTGGATTTCGCGCCCACTCGAGGATGTAGGCTTGGACTCTATATCCTCACTCAAGGACATG AAAATTTTGCAGGGGACCCCTATAAGGGTGCTTCACCGTCGTAGTCCATTACAACgtgaaaaaattatacattg gaTGAAAATTGAGAGGATTGTTGGAAGttctcaatattttcttttgcatcTATGCACTCAG TATTGGTTCAATCCTAGGTTGCAGAGCAGAGATTCTACAACTTGA